A single region of the Vagococcus teuberi genome encodes:
- the aspS gene encoding aspartate--tRNA ligase — MQERTTYCGLVSEKDLGQEVVVKGWVQKRRDLGGLIFIDLRDREGLVQVVFNPEVSQEALNIADSCRSEYVIGVRGKVVERTGSAINPRMKTGKVEIIAEDIIVYNEAKTPPFVIEDDQTISDDVRMKYRYMDIRRPSMLNNLKLRHHVTRVIREFLNDNGFLDVETPYLNKSTPEGARDYLVPSRVHPGHFYALPQSPQTTKQLLMGAGIDRYYQVVRCFRDEDLRGDRQPEFTQVDIETSFLTEEDIQAYTENMLSKVMKEVMEIDISIPFPRMTYDDAMARFGSDKPDTRFDMELIDMKEAVKDVEFKVFQQALSSGGAVKVLNAKQAADKYSRKDLDKLGEWLAQFGAKGLAWVKVEEDGLKGPIAKFLVDASDKIIETTNAEVGDLLLFCADTDSVVAASLGALRNRLGKELDLIDSDQFNFLWVVDWPLFEYSEEEDRFVAAHHPFTMPKESDIELLETSPEKVYAKAYDVVLNGYELGGGSLRIYQRDLQEKMFKALGFTKESAESQFGFLLDALDYGFPPHGGIALGLDRLVMLLAKKDNIREVIAFPKNSKAADLMTSAPSIASKEQLEELSLSVELED; from the coding sequence ATGCAGGAAAGAACAACATATTGTGGTCTAGTATCAGAAAAAGATTTAGGTCAAGAGGTTGTAGTAAAAGGGTGGGTGCAAAAGCGTCGTGACTTAGGAGGATTAATCTTTATCGATTTAAGAGATAGAGAAGGACTTGTTCAAGTAGTTTTCAACCCTGAAGTGTCACAAGAAGCTTTAAACATTGCAGACTCTTGTCGTAGTGAATACGTGATTGGTGTGAGAGGTAAGGTAGTAGAGAGAACAGGTTCAGCTATTAACCCTCGAATGAAGACAGGTAAAGTTGAAATTATCGCTGAAGACATCATCGTATACAATGAAGCAAAGACACCACCATTTGTCATCGAAGACGATCAAACGATTAGTGATGATGTGCGTATGAAATATCGTTACATGGATATTAGACGTCCATCAATGTTAAATAATCTAAAATTAAGACATCATGTAACACGTGTCATTCGCGAATTTTTAAATGATAATGGCTTTTTAGATGTGGAGACACCTTATTTAAATAAATCGACACCAGAAGGGGCAAGAGATTATCTGGTTCCTTCACGAGTTCATCCAGGACATTTTTACGCGTTACCTCAATCACCTCAAACAACTAAGCAATTGTTAATGGGAGCTGGAATTGATCGTTATTATCAGGTAGTTCGTTGTTTTAGAGATGAAGATCTACGAGGGGATCGCCAACCGGAATTCACCCAAGTGGATATTGAAACAAGTTTCTTAACAGAAGAAGACATCCAAGCGTATACTGAAAACATGTTATCGAAAGTGATGAAAGAAGTAATGGAAATTGATATTTCAATACCATTTCCACGCATGACGTATGATGATGCCATGGCTCGATTTGGTAGTGATAAACCAGATACACGTTTTGATATGGAACTAATTGATATGAAAGAAGCAGTAAAAGATGTGGAGTTTAAAGTATTTCAACAGGCTTTAAGTTCAGGTGGAGCTGTCAAAGTATTAAATGCTAAACAAGCTGCAGATAAGTATTCACGTAAAGATTTAGATAAGCTAGGTGAGTGGTTAGCGCAATTTGGTGCAAAAGGATTAGCTTGGGTCAAAGTAGAAGAAGATGGTCTTAAAGGACCAATCGCGAAGTTTTTAGTTGATGCAAGTGACAAAATAATTGAGACAACAAATGCTGAAGTAGGAGATTTATTATTGTTCTGTGCAGATACTGATTCAGTTGTCGCAGCATCACTCGGAGCGTTAAGAAATCGTCTAGGGAAAGAATTAGATTTGATTGATTCAGATCAGTTTAATTTCTTATGGGTAGTGGATTGGCCGTTATTTGAATACTCTGAAGAAGAAGACCGTTTTGTCGCAGCACATCATCCATTTACAATGCCAAAGGAAAGTGACATTGAATTATTAGAAACATCACCTGAAAAAGTTTACGCCAAAGCCTATGATGTGGTATTAAATGGATATGAGCTTGGTGGGGGCTCTTTAAGAATTTACCAACGAGATTTACAGGAGAAGATGTTTAAAGCATTAGGATTTACAAAAGAATCAGCTGAATCTCAATTTGGTTTTCTTTTAGATGCATTAGATTATGGATTCCCACCACATGGAGGAATTGCCTTAGGGTTAGATCGTTTAGTCATGTTGCTTGCGAAAAAAGATAATATCCGTGAAGTGATTGCTTTCCCTAAAAATAGTAAAGCTGCTGATTTGATGACTTCGGCTCCAAGTATAGCTTCAAAAGAGCAATTAGAAGAATTATCGCTAAGTGTTGAGTTAGAAGATTGA
- a CDS encoding YitT family protein, translating to MTDNGYMEKVSMAVVNGILQAIALNLFWRPGHIYASGITGLGQIIVTLAEKASGVELPMGVVLYCLNIPLFILAWKMLSRKFTVFTMVSVFMTAFFVQIIPTTVLSTDPIICAIFGGGVCGLGVGLALRSGLSSGGLDIVSMTIRKLTGRNVGSLNIIFNACIILTSGYLFGWPYSFYSAFSIFVNGKVVDMVYTKQKKMQVMIITTKPQKVVDELQSRIRRGITILNDAEGAFSHNEQKVLLTVLTRDQIPMLQHAMQHADPKAFVSISENVTIMGNFYETID from the coding sequence ATGACGGATAACGGTTACATGGAAAAGGTTTCAATGGCCGTTGTTAATGGCATTTTACAAGCTATTGCACTGAATTTATTTTGGAGACCAGGACATATTTATGCCAGTGGTATCACAGGGCTAGGACAAATTATCGTCACGTTAGCTGAAAAAGCATCTGGCGTTGAGTTACCTATGGGAGTTGTATTGTACTGCTTAAATATTCCATTATTTATTTTAGCGTGGAAGATGCTAAGCCGAAAATTTACAGTCTTTACTATGGTATCCGTCTTTATGACAGCCTTTTTCGTCCAAATTATTCCAACTACTGTTCTATCTACAGACCCAATTATCTGTGCCATTTTTGGCGGGGGAGTTTGTGGACTTGGTGTTGGTTTAGCATTACGTAGTGGATTGTCTTCAGGGGGATTGGATATCGTTAGCATGACGATTCGAAAATTAACTGGTCGAAATGTAGGCTCATTAAATATTATTTTTAATGCGTGTATTATTTTGACATCAGGTTATTTATTTGGTTGGCCTTACTCTTTTTATAGTGCTTTTTCAATTTTTGTTAATGGTAAAGTAGTTGATATGGTTTATACTAAACAAAAGAAAATGCAAGTGATGATTATCACGACAAAACCACAAAAGGTAGTAGATGAGTTACAGTCTAGAATACGTCGAGGTATTACAATTTTAAATGATGCTGAAGGGGCGTTTTCTCATAACGAACAAAAAGTATTACTAACGGTATTAACCCGTGATCAGATTCCGATGTTGCAGCATGCAATGCAGCATGCTGATCCAAAAGCGTTTGTGAGTATTTCTGAGAACGTAACAATTATGGGGAACTTTTATGAAACAATTGATTAA
- a CDS encoding N-acetylmuramoyl-L-alanine amidase has translation MKNTNSINRTIKMFIINILVVALVFIGFNYMRGNSQIATVGTIALNVREKPDAYSSVITQVHKEDKVTITDEKNDWYKIQTADKTVGWVPNWLLFDGTSGPYTNLTASVAKRNTELKKDNSESSKVIKTLKKNEHVNATLELNGWVRVYSDGKYGWVPSDSLIIQKNRDNKYKENQVLHVATTSAYLMSNNSTSSNKGDFLKYGATLTYLSETEDGWMKVKTKDGKTGFLNSWQVTSRKISSKEEKPGIPMPEFTVMLDPGHGGDDPGAQTIDGKTLEKEVTLKTALAVRKELQSHGFNVLMTRDKDKFVSLTDIGKISSSSQANAFISFHYDSSAQANTASGTTTFYRKDSGKPLAQAINDSIANILPLENRGFGNQDYQVLRENSKPAVLLELGYINNDYDAAYIKNKNYHQKVADSVYDGLMVYIEEKSNKGAEN, from the coding sequence GTGAAAAACACAAACTCAATAAATCGCACGATAAAAATGTTTATCATTAATATTTTAGTTGTTGCTTTGGTTTTTATCGGCTTTAATTATATGCGAGGGAATAGCCAAATTGCCACTGTGGGAACAATTGCTCTAAATGTCCGTGAAAAACCTGATGCGTATTCTTCTGTTATTACTCAAGTCCATAAAGAAGATAAAGTCACTATTACGGATGAAAAAAATGATTGGTACAAAATACAAACAGCTGATAAAACAGTTGGTTGGGTACCTAATTGGCTATTATTTGATGGTACTAGTGGTCCATATACTAACTTAACTGCTTCTGTTGCTAAACGAAATACAGAACTGAAAAAAGATAACTCAGAAAGCAGCAAGGTAATCAAAACGTTAAAGAAGAATGAACACGTGAACGCGACTCTTGAGCTAAACGGTTGGGTACGTGTTTATAGTGACGGAAAATACGGTTGGGTGCCAAGTGATAGCTTAATCATCCAAAAAAACCGGGACAATAAATACAAAGAAAATCAAGTGCTTCATGTTGCCACTACTTCTGCTTACTTAATGAGCAATAATTCAACATCAAGTAATAAAGGTGATTTTTTAAAATATGGTGCTACTTTAACGTATTTATCTGAGACAGAGGATGGGTGGATGAAAGTTAAAACCAAAGATGGTAAAACTGGATTCTTAAATTCTTGGCAAGTCACTTCTCGTAAGATATCTAGTAAGGAAGAAAAACCTGGTATTCCAATGCCTGAATTTACGGTTATGTTAGACCCAGGACATGGTGGAGATGACCCTGGTGCTCAAACTATTGATGGAAAAACTTTAGAAAAAGAAGTAACGCTAAAAACAGCCTTAGCAGTTCGAAAAGAACTCCAATCTCATGGGTTTAATGTTTTAATGACACGTGATAAAGATAAATTTGTTTCCTTGACTGATATAGGAAAAATAAGTTCCTCTAGTCAAGCAAATGCTTTTATCAGTTTTCATTATGATTCAAGTGCACAAGCTAATACAGCTTCTGGAACAACCACATTCTACCGAAAAGACAGTGGTAAACCACTTGCTCAAGCTATTAACGATAGTATTGCGAACATTCTGCCTCTAGAAAACAGAGGCTTTGGTAATCAAGATTATCAAGTACTGCGTGAAAATTCAAAGCCTGCTGTCTTATTAGAGTTAGGTTACATCAATAATGATTATGATGCTGCTTACATAAAAAATAAAAATTATCATCAAAAAGTAGCAGATTCTGTCTACGATGGACTAATGGTTTATATAGAAGAGAAAAGTAACAAGGGTGCCGAAAATTAA